Below is a window of Enterobacter kobei DNA.
TACCATCACCTGCCCATGCGCTTTACGCTGAATATCGAGCGGGGTGAACAGGTGGCGATCCTCGGGCCGAGCGGCGCGGGGAAAAGCACGCTGCTGAATTTGATCGCCGGATTTTTACAGCCGGACAGCGGCACCATTGTGCTGGAAAACCAGGATCATACGCGTACGCCGCCGTCGCGCCGCCCGGTGTCGATGCTGTTCCAGGAAAACAATTTGTTTACCCACCTGACTGTGCGGCAGAACATTGGTCTGGGGCTGCATCCCGGCTTAAAACTTAACGACGCCCAGCGCGCCACTCTCACCGCCATTGCTACGCAGATGGGGCTGGAAGATCTGCTCGATCGCCTGCCCGGGCAGCTCTCCGGCGGGCAGCGTCAACGGGTGGCGCTGGCGCGCTGTCTGGTACGCGAACAGCCGGTATTACTGCTGGATGAGCCGTTTT
It encodes the following:
- the thiQ gene encoding thiamine ABC transporter ATP-binding protein ThiQ, translated to MLKLTDTTWLYHHLPMRFTLNIERGEQVAILGPSGAGKSTLLNLIAGFLQPDSGTIVLENQDHTRTPPSRRPVSMLFQENNLFTHLTVRQNIGLGLHPGLKLNDAQRATLTAIATQMGLEDLLDRLPGQLSGGQRQRVALARCLVREQPVLLLDEPFSALDPALRQEMLVLVNEVCQRQNLTLLMVSHSVEDALRIAPRSLVIADGRIAWDGSTQALVSGQSPASALLGIAAQ